One genomic window of Chitinophagaceae bacterium includes the following:
- a CDS encoding PQQ-dependent sugar dehydrogenase encodes MKNKIIPFLIFATVICFRTVNAQPTIALNTIATGFTKPVDIANAGDDRLFIVEQDGIIRILHPDGTKSVFLNIDSKVNSISNEQGLLGLVFHPDYVNNGYFYVNYINNSGNTRISRFKRSNSNPDMSTSSSELVLLTITQPYTNHNGGDLNFGPDGYLYIGLGDGGNGGDPGNRAQDINNLLGKMLRIDVNNGATYTSPPTNPFVGVNGADEVWAYGFRNPWRFSFDRLTGDLWMGDVGQNAWEEVDFQSASAGGGLNYGWRCYEGNHIYNSSACVLTDPFVFPVYEYNHDFTTGGFALTGGFVYRGSQYPLLNGYYIFCDYVSGNFWTTVSNGAGGWTTAKQPLIKGEIATFGEGKDGEIYAANLGNGEIYHLVQQCTAPVLSFSITNASAPGASNGAVNMTVAGSGPFTYSWSNGATTEDISGLIAGTYSVTVIGSDGCPANGVAVVNNNCGPVTNLIISNITSTSATVSWTASGATSYKVIYKTGGIKNMVSTAGTSVNLVNLTPNKTYTVTVQNKCPGTTGNFSTTTTLVTPPLKLQENFSLESPEIYPNPGNGLFTITQTAGWQTVQVLDATGRTLREFNIAGQPDLSLDLTELPEGMYLVQLKNEMHTLVQKLVLKK; translated from the coding sequence ATGAAAAACAAAATCATACCCTTTTTAATTTTTGCAACAGTAATTTGCTTTCGCACAGTAAATGCCCAACCCACCATTGCACTCAATACTATTGCAACCGGCTTCACGAAGCCTGTTGACATTGCAAATGCAGGTGACGACCGTTTGTTTATTGTTGAACAGGATGGCATCATCCGTATCCTGCATCCGGACGGAACAAAGTCTGTTTTTCTAAACATTGATTCCAAAGTTAATTCCATTAGCAACGAACAGGGATTATTAGGCCTTGTCTTTCATCCTGATTATGTTAACAATGGTTACTTCTATGTAAATTATATTAACAACAGTGGAAATACCCGGATTTCACGTTTCAAGCGCAGTAACAGTAATCCAGACATGTCCACTTCTTCCAGCGAGCTGGTCCTGCTGACTATCACGCAACCTTACACTAATCACAATGGTGGTGATCTCAATTTTGGACCTGATGGATATTTATATATCGGTTTGGGTGATGGCGGAAACGGTGGTGATCCGGGCAACAGGGCACAGGATATTAATAACCTGTTGGGAAAGATGCTTCGTATTGACGTGAACAACGGTGCTACTTACACCTCTCCGCCAACGAATCCATTTGTAGGCGTGAATGGCGCCGACGAAGTCTGGGCGTATGGCTTTCGAAATCCATGGCGTTTCAGTTTCGATCGACTCACGGGAGATCTATGGATGGGCGATGTTGGTCAGAATGCCTGGGAAGAAGTAGATTTTCAAAGCGCATCTGCCGGCGGAGGATTAAATTACGGATGGCGTTGTTATGAAGGCAACCATATTTATAATTCTTCTGCCTGCGTACTCACCGATCCATTTGTGTTTCCTGTTTATGAATACAACCACGACTTTACCACTGGTGGATTTGCGCTCACCGGCGGGTTCGTTTACCGTGGATCACAATATCCTTTACTGAATGGGTATTATATTTTTTGCGATTACGTATCCGGAAATTTCTGGACTACTGTTTCAAATGGTGCAGGCGGATGGACTACTGCGAAACAACCATTGATCAAAGGTGAAATCGCCACGTTCGGTGAAGGAAAGGATGGAGAAATTTATGCAGCCAATCTTGGCAATGGTGAGATTTATCATTTAGTACAGCAATGCACCGCGCCGGTATTGTCTTTCAGCATTACCAATGCAAGTGCTCCCGGTGCAAGCAATGGTGCTGTAAACATGACAGTTGCCGGATCCGGACCATTTACGTATAGCTGGTCCAATGGAGCAACCACGGAAGACATCAGCGGATTGATTGCAGGAACTTACAGTGTTACAGTAATCGGAAGCGATGGTTGCCCGGCAAATGGCGTTGCAGTGGTGAATAACAACTGTGGCCCGGTAACCAATTTAATTATTTCAAATATCACTTCCACCAGTGCAACTGTGAGTTGGACTGCTTCAGGCGCGACTTCTTATAAGGTAATTTATAAAACAGGTGGTATAAAAAATATGGTGAGTACTGCCGGAACCAGTGTAAACCTGGTGAATCTTACACCCAATAAAACTTATACTGTAACGGTGCAGAATAAATGTCCGGGAACGACTGGTAATTTTTCCACCACCACAACACTTGTTACACCTCCTTTAAAACTGCAAGAAAATTTTTCATTGGAATCACCTGAAATTTATCCCAATCCGGGTAACGGGTTATTCACGATCACACAAACTGCCGGCTGGCAAACAGTGCAAGTGCTCGATGCTACCGGAAGAACATTGCGTGAATTCAACATTGCAGGACAACCGGATCTTTCACTTGATTTAACTGAATTGCCTGAAGGAATGTATCTCGTGCAACTAAAGAATGAAATGCATACGCTTGTACAAAAACTGGTGTTGAAGAAATAA
- a CDS encoding glutamine--tRNA ligase/YqeY domain fusion protein: protein MSEEAKSLNFLEEIVEADIKSDKHNGRVLTRFPPEPNGYLHIGHAKSICLNFGLADKFGGKTNLRFDDTNPEKEDVEYVDSIKADIQWLGFNWDNEFYASDYFEQLYEFAVTLIRKGLAYVDDLSAEQIAATKGTPTEPGKESPHRNRSVEENMQLFARMRNGDFKEGEKVLRAKVDMASPNMQLRDPLMYRIKHVEHHRTGNKWCIYPMYDFAHGQCDSIEKITHSICTLEFEVHRPLYDWFIEKLGIFPSHQYEFARLNMTYTVMSKRKLLQLVNDKMVSGWDDPRMPTISAFRRRGYTPASIRAFCEKVGIQRRENSIDIGLLEFCVREDLNKNAIRRMVVLDPVKLIITNYEEGKTEELPGENNPEMENSGIRMMPFSRELWIEREDFMEVPPKKFFRLGVGLMVRLKSAYIVKCESFLKDENGVVKEIHCTYIPESRSGADTSGINVKGTIHWVSVDHAAKVTVCLYDRLFRVENPNAEEGDFKEYMNPDSLQIIENAYAEPSLLEAKEGTAYQFIRKGYFCLDKASNENKLVFNRTVTLKDGWGIRN from the coding sequence ATGAGTGAAGAAGCGAAGTCTCTTAATTTTCTGGAAGAAATAGTTGAAGCAGATATCAAAAGTGATAAACATAACGGGCGTGTGTTAACAAGGTTTCCACCGGAACCAAATGGTTATTTGCACATCGGTCATGCGAAAAGTATTTGTTTGAATTTTGGTTTGGCTGATAAGTTTGGCGGGAAAACTAATCTGCGTTTTGATGATACCAATCCTGAAAAAGAAGACGTAGAATATGTTGACAGCATCAAAGCAGATATTCAATGGTTAGGTTTTAACTGGGATAATGAATTTTACGCTTCCGATTATTTTGAACAGTTGTATGAATTTGCAGTCACACTTATCAGGAAAGGACTTGCTTATGTAGATGATTTGTCGGCAGAGCAAATTGCAGCAACCAAAGGAACACCCACTGAGCCGGGCAAAGAAAGCCCGCACAGAAACCGCAGTGTAGAAGAAAACATGCAGTTGTTTGCCCGAATGCGTAATGGAGATTTTAAGGAAGGAGAAAAAGTATTGCGCGCAAAAGTGGATATGGCTTCACCAAATATGCAGTTGCGTGATCCTTTGATGTATCGTATTAAACATGTCGAGCATCATCGCACTGGAAATAAGTGGTGCATTTATCCGATGTATGATTTCGCACATGGACAATGTGATTCCATTGAAAAGATCACACATTCCATTTGTACGCTGGAGTTTGAAGTGCATCGTCCGTTGTACGATTGGTTTATAGAAAAGCTCGGAATTTTTCCATCGCATCAGTATGAGTTCGCAAGGTTGAACATGACCTATACGGTAATGAGCAAACGCAAGCTGTTGCAATTGGTGAATGACAAAATGGTTTCCGGATGGGATGATCCGCGCATGCCAACGATTTCCGCGTTTCGCCGGCGTGGTTATACGCCAGCAAGCATTCGCGCTTTTTGCGAGAAGGTAGGCATTCAACGAAGAGAGAATTCAATCGACATCGGGTTGCTGGAATTTTGTGTACGCGAAGACCTGAATAAAAATGCGATTCGGCGGATGGTGGTTCTGGATCCGGTCAAACTGATAATTACCAATTATGAAGAGGGAAAAACAGAAGAATTGCCGGGAGAAAACAATCCCGAAATGGAGAACAGCGGAATCCGGATGATGCCGTTCAGCAGAGAGTTGTGGATTGAGCGGGAAGATTTTATGGAAGTACCGCCAAAGAAATTTTTCAGGCTGGGAGTTGGGTTAATGGTGCGGCTGAAGAGCGCTTACATTGTGAAATGCGAAAGTTTTTTGAAGGATGAAAATGGTGTGGTGAAAGAAATTCATTGCACTTATATTCCTGAAAGCAGGAGCGGAGCTGACACCAGTGGTATCAATGTAAAAGGCACCATTCATTGGGTGAGCGTGGATCATGCAGCAAAGGTAACGGTGTGTTTATACGACCGTTTGTTCAGAGTGGAGAATCCGAATGCAGAAGAAGGTGATTTTAAAGAGTATATGAATCCTGACAGTTTGCAGATAATCGAAAATGCTTATGCGGAACCTTCCTTGCTGGAAGCAAAAGAAGGAACGGCTTATCAGTTTATACGCAAAGGATATTTCTGTCTTGACAAAGCATCCAATGAGAATAAACTGGTATTTAACAGGACGGTGACGTTGAAAGACGGTTGGGGAATTAGGAATTAA
- the smc gene encoding chromosome segregation protein SMC, producing the protein MRLVNLEIKGFKSFADKTVINFNDNVTGVVGPNGCGKSNVVDAIRWVLGEQKTSMLRSEKMENIIFNGTKNRKASSLAEVSLTFENNRNLLPTEFHTVTISRHYYRNGDSEYKLNGITCRLKDITSLFLDTGISSDSYAIIELGMVDEILNDKDHSRRKLFEQAAGISKYKARKKETLNKLEATQLDLNRVDDLLFEIQTNLKALESQARKTERYYKLKEEYRNLSIELALFTLEGFKKSFDVLQQQQQQEEDKKLKLETDVVMHDATLAQEKTDNINKEKQMLAVQRELNTFVTAIKQKENEKNIFTENLKFQKDKKENLTSQSDKAAADLQQIAAGIEGFKEQKIKEHELFSSFTQELEIAKQVLENIRADHGGIKTRLEEQTNVMRDLDREIAETEKNITIRDVQKQNLLQEKERGETEFNQRQNEYGLFQQQLQSLREEEQLKKQIVLELTTAGDTLQTQINSVEEELEGTREELRSIHRNLDARQNEFNLTKSFIDNMEGFPESIKFLKQHPEWATHAPLLSDVISCPAEFRVAIENYLDQYLNFYVVADMNDAMNAVNLLSAASKGRANFFVLNDFEDAPLKSIPTPPNAIAALDVVEADPKYRKLVSFLLSGTFILRDEEQADLRNIDKQASVISRSGKFVRTPLGLSGGQVGSFSGKRLGRIKNLAALEAEILQSKEHAERLQQRIQMLQADLIALKNSSKDAELDEVREQHNLVKNQLTSIFTKIENIESFFVTHHSRMENIHAKIDTLEVEKSQYGGQLKIHSDKKNGLQQSLDELTASFSASELKLNETSQAYNAKHIQFVQQQNKVATIDRELEYKNQQAGITQQLIESNQSELDRTAAAIIDIEQKLTVAEAVIIHDYAEKEKMEQQVAAVEQVYYESRGKINELEEYLKTISKNKEQVDLLLGEIRDKTTELKLQLNSLKDRLAIEFKVEIDSLMDRNADPELNPEELKQKSEKLKSRIETYGEINPMAMEAYNEMKDRHDFIVTQKNDLMNAKTSLLQTIDEIETTAKEQFLTAFNSIKVNFVKVFKGLFTEDDECDLFLENPDNVLESKIQITAKPKGKRPQIIDQLSGGEKTLTAISLLFALYLYKPAPFCILDEVDAPLDDANIEKFNRIVREFSQNSQFVLVTHNKNTMSSVDVIYGITMQEEGISRVVPVDFRSLN; encoded by the coding sequence GTGCGTTTAGTCAATCTCGAAATAAAAGGATTTAAAAGTTTTGCCGACAAAACGGTCATTAACTTCAACGATAATGTGACAGGTGTGGTGGGGCCCAATGGCTGCGGCAAGTCGAATGTAGTAGATGCTATTCGCTGGGTATTGGGCGAACAGAAAACCTCCATGCTCCGGTCGGAAAAGATGGAGAACATCATCTTCAACGGTACCAAAAACCGTAAAGCATCTTCACTTGCCGAAGTTTCGCTCACTTTTGAAAATAACAGGAACCTTCTACCAACAGAATTTCACACCGTAACCATCAGCCGGCATTACTATCGCAACGGCGACAGCGAATACAAACTTAATGGCATCACCTGCCGGTTAAAAGATATCACATCGCTCTTTCTGGATACAGGCATCAGCAGCGATTCCTATGCAATTATTGAATTGGGCATGGTGGATGAAATCCTGAATGATAAAGATCATTCACGTCGCAAACTGTTTGAACAGGCTGCCGGCATTTCAAAATACAAAGCACGGAAAAAGGAAACACTCAACAAGCTGGAAGCAACACAGCTTGACCTGAACAGAGTGGATGATCTGTTGTTCGAAATTCAAACCAATCTGAAAGCACTGGAAAGCCAGGCTCGCAAAACAGAACGATATTATAAACTGAAAGAAGAATACCGCAACCTCAGCATTGAACTGGCTTTGTTTACACTCGAAGGATTCAAAAAATCATTTGATGTGCTGCAGCAACAACAGCAGCAGGAAGAAGATAAAAAATTAAAACTGGAAACCGATGTGGTGATGCACGATGCAACACTCGCACAGGAAAAAACAGACAACATCAACAAAGAAAAGCAGATGCTTGCTGTGCAACGTGAACTGAACACTTTTGTCACAGCTATTAAACAAAAGGAAAATGAGAAAAATATTTTCACTGAAAACCTGAAATTTCAGAAAGACAAAAAGGAAAACCTCACTTCGCAAAGTGATAAAGCCGCTGCTGATCTTCAACAAATAGCTGCCGGCATTGAAGGATTTAAAGAGCAGAAAATTAAAGAACATGAATTATTCAGCTCCTTTACCCAAGAGCTGGAAATCGCGAAACAGGTGCTTGAAAATATTCGTGCCGATCATGGTGGCATCAAAACACGGCTGGAAGAACAGACCAATGTAATGCGCGATCTGGATCGTGAAATTGCGGAGACGGAAAAAAATATCACCATCCGCGATGTGCAAAAACAAAACCTGTTGCAGGAAAAAGAACGTGGAGAAACGGAATTCAATCAGCGCCAGAATGAGTACGGGCTGTTTCAGCAACAACTGCAATCATTACGCGAAGAAGAACAGTTGAAGAAACAAATCGTGCTTGAGCTGACCACTGCAGGCGACACGCTTCAAACACAAATCAACTCCGTAGAAGAAGAGCTCGAAGGCACACGCGAAGAGTTGCGCAGCATTCATCGTAACCTGGATGCACGACAGAATGAGTTCAACCTCACCAAAAGTTTTATCGACAACATGGAAGGATTTCCTGAGTCGATTAAATTTCTGAAGCAACATCCGGAATGGGCTACTCATGCACCGTTGCTTTCCGATGTGATCTCCTGCCCTGCTGAATTTCGTGTTGCTATTGAAAATTATCTCGACCAGTATCTTAATTTTTATGTGGTGGCGGATATGAATGATGCCATGAATGCAGTCAACTTATTGAGCGCCGCGTCTAAAGGCCGTGCGAACTTTTTTGTGTTGAATGATTTTGAAGATGCTCCGTTGAAATCAATTCCGACTCCGCCAAATGCCATTGCAGCATTAGACGTTGTGGAGGCAGATCCTAAATACAGGAAGCTGGTTTCATTTCTGTTATCAGGCACTTTCATTTTGCGGGATGAGGAACAGGCAGACCTCAGAAATATTGACAAGCAGGCTTCTGTTATTTCGCGCAGCGGAAAATTTGTGCGTACACCACTTGGGCTTTCAGGCGGACAAGTGGGTTCCTTTTCAGGAAAAAGATTAGGCAGGATAAAAAACCTTGCAGCACTTGAAGCAGAGATTCTTCAATCGAAAGAACATGCTGAACGTTTACAGCAACGTATCCAAATGCTCCAGGCTGATCTGATTGCATTGAAAAATTCTTCGAAAGACGCGGAGCTGGATGAGGTACGCGAACAGCATAATCTCGTGAAGAATCAATTGACTTCCATTTTCACAAAGATTGAAAATATCGAAAGCTTCTTCGTTACACACCATTCCCGCATGGAAAATATTCATGCGAAAATTGATACGCTTGAAGTTGAAAAATCACAGTATGGCGGTCAACTGAAAATTCATTCAGATAAGAAAAACGGATTACAACAATCACTCGATGAATTGACTGCTTCTTTCAGCGCAAGCGAATTAAAGCTGAATGAAACATCACAGGCGTACAATGCGAAGCACATTCAGTTTGTGCAACAGCAAAATAAAGTGGCCACCATTGATCGCGAGCTGGAATACAAGAATCAGCAAGCCGGTATCACACAACAATTAATTGAAAGCAACCAGTCGGAGCTCGATCGAACGGCTGCGGCTATTATTGACATTGAGCAGAAATTAACTGTTGCCGAAGCTGTAATCATACACGATTACGCGGAGAAGGAAAAAATGGAACAGCAGGTTGCTGCAGTGGAGCAGGTTTATTATGAAAGCCGTGGCAAAATAAATGAGTTGGAAGAATACCTGAAAACCATTTCAAAAAATAAAGAACAGGTTGATCTGTTGCTTGGCGAGATCAGGGACAAGACCACAGAATTAAAGCTGCAACTGAATTCATTAAAAGACAGGTTGGCCATTGAATTTAAAGTGGAGATTGATTCACTGATGGACAGGAATGCAGATCCTGAATTGAACCCTGAAGAACTGAAGCAAAAATCAGAAAAGCTGAAAAGCCGCATAGAAACCTATGGCGAAATTAATCCCATGGCGATGGAGGCTTACAATGAAATGAAAGACCGTCATGATTTCATTGTAACACAGAAGAATGATCTGATGAATGCAAAAACATCGTTGCTGCAAACCATTGATGAAATTGAAACCACAGCGAAGGAACAATTCCTGACGGCTTTCAACAGCATCAAAGTAAATTTTGTGAAGGTGTTTAAGGGATTGTTTACAGAAGACGATGAATGTGATCTCTTCCTGGAAAATCCCGATAATGTATTAGAGTCGAAAATTCAAATTACTGCAAAGCCAAAAGGCAAGCGGCCTCAAATTATTGATCAGCTTTCCGGTGGAGAGAAAACCCTTACAGCCATTTCGCTGCTTTTTGCATTGTATCTCTACAAACCTGCACCTTTCTGTATACTCGATGAAGTAGATGCACCATTGGATGATGCGAACATTGAAAAATTCAACCGTATCGTCCGCGAATTTTCCCAAAACTCCCAGTTTGTGCTGGTAACACACAACAAGAATACGATGAGCTCTGTAGATGTTATTTACGGTATTACGATGCAGGAAGAAGGCATCTCGCGTGTGGTGCCGGTGGACTTTCGGAGTTTGAATTAG
- a CDS encoding lysophospholipid acyltransferase family protein: MQAIGFYLALPFLYLISILPQRLLYGLSDLVCFFLYDVAGYRKKVVSENLEKSFPEKTTAERKVIMRNFYHYLCDLFLETFKTLTMSRSFAMRHCTFDEQAMKLFNDYYEAKKSIIVVMGHFGNWEWAGNAFSLQCKQQLFVIYHPLVNPYYNKLIIDMRMRFGTKLIAMQDTFREMVRNRKLISSTAFIADQTPSPEKAYWTTFLNQDTPVFWGTEAIARKLNYPVVYASVHRVKRGYYKIFAETIFETPSATMEGEISEAHTQKLENEIRMQPEIWLWSHRRWKHKKP; encoded by the coding sequence ATGCAAGCTATCGGATTCTACCTCGCTCTTCCGTTTCTGTACCTCATTTCCATTTTGCCGCAACGTCTATTGTATGGACTTTCTGATCTGGTTTGCTTTTTTCTTTATGATGTGGCAGGTTACCGGAAGAAAGTGGTAAGTGAAAATCTGGAAAAATCTTTTCCGGAAAAAACGACAGCGGAACGAAAGGTAATCATGCGAAATTTCTATCATTATCTGTGCGATCTCTTCCTGGAAACCTTCAAGACACTGACTATGAGCAGGTCATTTGCGATGAGGCATTGCACTTTTGATGAGCAGGCGATGAAACTTTTTAATGATTATTATGAAGCGAAGAAAAGCATCATTGTTGTTATGGGTCATTTCGGAAACTGGGAGTGGGCCGGGAATGCTTTCAGTCTGCAATGCAAGCAACAGTTGTTTGTGATCTATCATCCTTTGGTCAATCCATATTATAACAAGTTGATCATTGATATGCGGATGCGATTTGGTACGAAGCTCATTGCGATGCAGGATACCTTCAGAGAGATGGTGCGAAACCGGAAACTGATCAGCAGCACGGCTTTCATTGCTGATCAAACGCCATCGCCGGAGAAAGCTTATTGGACAACTTTTTTAAACCAGGACACACCGGTTTTCTGGGGCACAGAAGCTATTGCGCGTAAGTTGAATTATCCGGTAGTATATGCAAGTGTTCACCGTGTGAAACGTGGTTACTATAAAATTTTTGCGGAAACTATTTTCGAAACGCCTTCAGCAACTATGGAAGGAGAAATTTCGGAAGCGCATACCCAAAAACTTGAAAATGAAATCCGGATGCAGCCGGAGATATGGCTGTGGAGTCATAGACGATGGAAACATAAGAAGCCGTAA
- a CDS encoding fatty acid desaturase, which produces MLQGKELILATKTYAKEVRWKSWYFTISTLLILIALFIGTVMVPFFAGRLICSIFAGFVLVRLFVIYHDHQHHSILTKSWIADALFTVFGILILVPTSIWKRTHDYHHAHNSRLYTASIGSFPIFTREKYLKCTRSQQIGYLAIRHPLTILMGYISVFLYGMTIQSFLSSPGKHWDSMIAVILHVAVSVLIIIFFGWQIWLLSICLPFSIACAMGAYLFYAQHNFPGVTFKEDIEWSYDHAALESSSHMEMNFFWRWVTANIGYHHIHHINSRIPFYRLPEVMAAIPELQTAKVTSLNPSDIIACFRLKVWDTERQQMIGLDQI; this is translated from the coding sequence ATGTTACAAGGCAAAGAACTGATTTTAGCTACTAAAACTTACGCAAAAGAGGTGCGTTGGAAGAGTTGGTATTTTACGATCAGCACGTTGCTCATACTCATCGCCTTGTTTATCGGAACCGTGATGGTCCCTTTTTTTGCAGGCAGGTTGATCTGCAGCATTTTTGCCGGCTTTGTATTGGTGCGCTTATTCGTGATTTACCATGATCATCAGCACCATTCCATCTTAACAAAGTCATGGATCGCTGACGCGTTGTTTACTGTTTTTGGCATCCTGATTTTAGTACCAACGAGCATTTGGAAACGTACACATGATTATCACCATGCGCACAATTCGCGGCTTTATACTGCCAGCATCGGATCGTTTCCGATTTTTACGCGCGAAAAGTATTTGAAGTGTACGCGGTCACAGCAAATAGGTTATCTCGCCATCCGGCATCCTTTAACAATCTTAATGGGCTACATTTCTGTTTTTCTGTACGGAATGACGATCCAGTCATTTCTAAGCAGTCCGGGAAAGCACTGGGATTCTATGATTGCAGTAATTCTTCATGTTGCAGTAAGCGTACTCATCATCATTTTTTTCGGCTGGCAAATTTGGTTGTTGTCTATCTGTCTTCCATTTTCCATTGCCTGTGCGATGGGAGCGTATCTTTTTTATGCGCAACATAATTTTCCCGGCGTCACATTTAAAGAAGATATCGAATGGAGTTATGACCATGCAGCATTGGAATCATCAAGTCACATGGAGATGAATTTTTTCTGGAGATGGGTGACAGCAAACATCGGTTATCATCACATACATCATATCAATTCGCGTATTCCATTTTACAGGTTGCCGGAAGTAATGGCTGCCATCCCGGAATTACAAACAGCTAAAGTCACTTCTCTTAATCCTTCTGACATTATCGCCTGTTTCCGCCTTAAAGTGTGGGATACTGAAAGACAACAGATGATTGGACTGGATCAGATTTAG
- a CDS encoding FAD-binding protein: MTTQELNLVVTPEQAANEVALRKIISEALGNSKKDFESYRLLRRSIDARNRQVKINLRIEVIFGNDVPFIKTPSISFQKVNHIAPVLIIGAGPAGLFAALRLLEAGIKPIIIERGKTVRDRRRDLAELNKHHIVNPDSNYCFGEGGAGTYSDGKLYTRSTKRGDTEKILQLFVQHGANEDILIDAHPHIGTNKLPEIIENIRSTILEHGGEIHFNTRLKDIVIENDKVRSVITTSIITGEEKEFVTQQLLLATGHSARDIFQLLNDKNILIETKPFAMGVRVEHPQSLIDKVQYHCETESEMINKRKLLPASSYNFVHQSDGRGVYSFCMCPGGIIAPCATAMGEVVVNGWSPSKRNNPFANSGVVVSVELEDLSPYSQAGNLSGIAYQQTLEKMACDAGGGTQAAPAQRLVDFVNGKLSATLPLTSYQPGIKSAPLHELLPAAISARLQEGFIAFGKKMKGYFTNDAVIHGVESRTSSPVRIPRDKITMEHPQVKGLYPVGEGAGFAGGIVSAAIDGQNAAACVAAIIGKHEF, encoded by the coding sequence ATGACGACTCAGGAATTAAACCTTGTAGTAACACCTGAACAGGCAGCCAACGAAGTCGCGTTAAGAAAAATAATTTCAGAAGCGCTTGGAAATTCAAAGAAGGATTTTGAAAGTTATCGCCTGTTGCGTCGTTCCATTGATGCAAGAAACAGGCAGGTAAAAATCAACCTGCGTATTGAGGTGATTTTTGGAAATGATGTTCCTTTTATTAAGACACCATCTATATCTTTTCAAAAAGTAAATCATATTGCTCCGGTATTAATTATTGGCGCGGGTCCGGCAGGATTATTTGCTGCCTTAAGATTACTCGAAGCCGGAATCAAACCAATCATAATTGAACGCGGTAAAACGGTGCGCGATCGCAGAAGAGATCTTGCAGAGCTTAATAAGCATCACATCGTGAATCCTGATTCTAATTATTGTTTTGGAGAAGGCGGAGCGGGCACCTATTCAGATGGAAAACTTTACACCAGAAGCACCAAGCGTGGAGATACTGAAAAAATTCTTCAGCTCTTTGTACAACACGGAGCGAATGAAGATATACTGATTGATGCGCATCCTCATATTGGTACCAATAAGCTGCCGGAGATTATTGAAAATATCCGCAGCACGATTTTAGAACATGGCGGCGAAATTCATTTTAACACAAGGTTAAAGGATATTGTAATTGAGAATGATAAGGTAAGAAGTGTTATCACAACTTCCATTATTACCGGAGAAGAAAAAGAATTTGTGACACAACAACTGTTGCTGGCAACCGGTCATTCTGCACGAGATATTTTTCAATTACTGAACGATAAAAATATTCTGATAGAAACAAAACCATTTGCAATGGGTGTACGGGTAGAGCATCCGCAGTCACTGATTGACAAGGTGCAGTATCATTGCGAAACGGAATCGGAAATGATTAATAAGAGAAAATTATTACCGGCCTCTTCTTACAACTTTGTGCATCAGTCCGATGGCCGTGGAGTATATTCTTTTTGTATGTGTCCGGGTGGAATTATTGCGCCGTGTGCGACGGCAATGGGCGAAGTGGTGGTGAACGGATGGTCACCATCTAAAAGAAACAATCCTTTCGCGAATTCAGGTGTAGTGGTGAGTGTTGAATTAGAAGATTTGTCGCCATACAGCCAAGCTGGAAATCTTTCCGGCATTGCGTATCAGCAGACGTTAGAAAAAATGGCCTGCGATGCCGGAGGAGGCACGCAAGCTGCACCTGCACAGCGATTAGTTGATTTTGTAAATGGAAAACTTTCTGCAACATTGCCCTTGACCTCTTATCAACCCGGAATAAAATCTGCACCGTTACATGAATTACTTCCTGCTGCAATCAGCGCACGTTTGCAGGAGGGATTTATTGCTTTCGGAAAAAAGATGAAAGGTTATTTTACCAATGATGCAGTGATTCATGGCGTAGAATCTAGAACATCATCACCGGTAAGAATTCCAAGAGATAAAATTACGATGGAACACCCACAGGTAAAAGGATTATATCCTGTTGGAGAAGGAGCGGGCTTTGCAGGCGGAATTGTTTCAGCAGCTATTGATGGACAAAATGCAGCGGCATGTGTTGCAGCTATAATAGGAAAGCATGAATTTTAG